From Sulfurovum zhangzhouensis, one genomic window encodes:
- the ygiD gene encoding 4,5-DOPA dioxygenase extradiol: protein MPIFANQTKRAPAFFVGHGNPMNAIADNTFTKSLRTLGESLQKPKAILMISAHWNTPYPAISLHKSDQLIYDMYGFPDALYKVEYPAPNADFLVSDLQKLIPNLHVEERNLDHGVWSVLIHLFPYADIPVMQLSIDSRLSMKEHFEMGRTIRRLREQGVMIIGSGNVTHNLGDISMQKNSPVVSWAKEFDDFIKNSILKQDYNALINFQDIQRYAQNAHPTIEHYIPLLYIAGSSYNDDKSEFIYESFEHGSLSMRSWLLK from the coding sequence ATGCCGATTTTCGCAAACCAAACAAAAAGAGCTCCTGCTTTTTTTGTGGGACACGGTAACCCCATGAATGCCATAGCAGATAATACGTTTACAAAATCACTTAGAACGTTAGGTGAATCATTGCAAAAGCCCAAAGCTATATTGATGATATCAGCACATTGGAATACGCCATATCCTGCTATAAGTCTTCATAAGAGTGATCAACTCATCTATGATATGTATGGATTTCCCGATGCACTATATAAAGTAGAGTATCCTGCTCCAAATGCGGACTTCTTGGTATCTGATTTACAGAAACTGATCCCGAATTTGCATGTAGAAGAGAGAAATCTAGACCATGGGGTATGGAGTGTTTTGATACATCTATTTCCTTATGCCGATATCCCTGTGATGCAGCTCTCCATCGACAGCAGATTGTCCATGAAAGAACATTTTGAGATGGGTAGAACCATCAGAAGACTACGTGAGCAAGGTGTGATGATCATCGGCAGCGGAAATGTCACACATAATCTTGGAGATATTAGTATGCAAAAAAATTCACCAGTAGTTTCATGGGCAAAAGAATTTGATGATTTTATTAAAAACTCGATATTAAAACAAGATTATAATGCACTAATAAATTTTCAAGATATACAACGTTATGCACAAAATGCCCATCCGACCATAGAGCATTATATTCCATTGCTCTATATTGCAGGAAGCTCTTATAATGATGATAAAAGTGAATTTATTTATGAAAGTTTTGAGCATGGAAGTCTAAGTATGCGTAGCTGGCTACTGAAATAA
- a CDS encoding YceI family protein, whose translation MKLSTVIFASMLSVGTLFAGTYNVDLDHSNVAFKVKHMMISNVTGQFNKFSGTFNYDDETKTLTSLNGEVDVNSIDTDNAKRDAHLKSVDFFDVAKYPSMQLTLDKVEGDTALVKLTMHGVTKEVKMELETSGTVIKDPWGNSRTGLSLSGKINRKDFGLNWNQVIEAGGVAVGETVKINIEIEGILAK comes from the coding sequence ATGAAATTATCAACAGTAATATTTGCTTCAATGCTAAGTGTAGGAACGCTATTTGCCGGGACTTATAATGTAGATCTTGACCATTCAAATGTTGCTTTTAAAGTGAAGCATATGATGATATCCAATGTTACAGGTCAGTTTAACAAGTTCAGCGGTACATTTAACTATGATGATGAAACAAAAACATTAACATCATTGAACGGCGAAGTGGATGTAAACTCCATTGATACTGATAATGCTAAAAGGGATGCGCATCTAAAAAGTGTAGATTTCTTTGATGTCGCAAAGTATCCATCTATGCAGCTAACCCTTGATAAAGTTGAAGGAGATACCGCTTTAGTGAAACTAACGATGCACGGTGTTACAAAAGAGGTCAAAATGGAGCTAGAGACCAGCGGTACGGTGATCAAAGATCCATGGGGCAACAGTAGAACAGGTCTATCGCTGTCAGGTAAAATCAATAGAAAAGATTTTGGCTTGAACTGGAATCAAGTAATAGAAGCAGGTGGTGTCGCTGTTGGTGAAACAGTGAAAATAAATATTGAAATAGAAGGTATATTAGCTAAATAG
- a CDS encoding MarR family winged helix-turn-helix transcriptional regulator, translated as MKINALKSYGSNTDKAMSTWIQLFRAFNKIRAKESLYIHSFDLTMNQFQVLEVLYHRGDLSIGTITTLTMGTPGNITVVIKNLKRDGFVTSIPDPKDKRSSIISITQKGKDIIEQLFPDHAKNLESYFDVLNDEEMETLFNLLRKLQKSQ; from the coding sequence ATGAAAATAAATGCACTTAAAAGTTATGGTTCAAATACTGATAAAGCTATGTCAACTTGGATACAGCTTTTTAGAGCTTTTAATAAAATAAGAGCAAAAGAATCACTTTATATTCATTCATTTGATTTAACGATGAACCAGTTTCAAGTTTTGGAAGTTTTATACCACAGGGGTGATCTGAGTATTGGTACGATTACCACTCTGACTATGGGTACGCCCGGAAACATTACTGTAGTAATAAAAAATCTAAAAAGAGATGGTTTCGTTACTTCTATTCCTGACCCAAAAGATAAAAGGTCTTCAATAATTTCTATCACCCAAAAGGGAAAAGATATTATCGAACAGTTGTTTCCTGATCATGCCAAAAACCTTGAAAGCTATTTTGATGTTTTAAATGATGAAGAGATGGAAACGCTATTTAATTTATTGAGAAAGTTACAGAAATCACAGTAA
- a CDS encoding NADPH-dependent FMN reductase → MYLIFVSSLNENMKLANSIKLQMEESNQESVIINLVDLELPMYDSRKEERDGIPKKIDELVELMKKADGYIFVAPEYNYSLPPVLSNFVAWVSRTGKDFREVFQMKKIQLATHSGSGGSDLMNAMRTQFTRLGAMVMPREIITNFNKPLKVESSEKILKQFIAQTEL, encoded by the coding sequence ATGTATCTGATATTTGTGTCGAGTTTAAATGAAAATATGAAATTGGCCAATAGTATTAAACTCCAAATGGAAGAGAGCAATCAAGAAAGTGTGATCATTAATTTAGTTGACCTTGAACTGCCTATGTATGATAGTAGAAAAGAAGAGCGTGATGGTATTCCCAAGAAGATAGACGAATTGGTTGAATTAATGAAAAAAGCCGATGGATATATTTTTGTCGCTCCTGAATATAATTATTCTCTACCACCTGTTTTATCAAATTTTGTTGCCTGGGTATCCAGAACAGGAAAAGATTTCAGAGAAGTTTTTCAGATGAAAAAAATACAACTGGCTACCCACTCCGGCAGTGGCGGGAGTGATCTTATGAATGCTATGAGAACACAATTTACAAGACTTGGAGCTATGGTAATGCCAAGAGAGATCATTACTAATTTTAACAAGCCGTTAAAGGTAGAAAGCAGTGAAAAGATCTTGAAACAATTTATAGCCCAAACGGAGCTATAA
- a CDS encoding ankyrin repeat domain-containing protein yields MEQSTLTWLENNDYAIDEIDKQGNYGNTALMKAAREGNSEIFTDLLEEGANIHLKNIDGNTALWLACFGENIDIIKVLVDEGIEIDTININGVTPLMYAASSGKEEIVSLLVNAGADVRIKNPDDFTALDLAVTPKILRILKNAR; encoded by the coding sequence ATGGAACAATCAACATTAACTTGGTTAGAAAACAATGACTACGCTATCGATGAGATAGACAAACAGGGAAACTACGGTAATACAGCCTTGATGAAAGCGGCACGAGAAGGGAATTCTGAAATATTTACTGATCTTCTGGAAGAAGGTGCCAATATACATCTTAAAAACATCGATGGCAATACCGCTCTTTGGCTTGCTTGTTTTGGAGAAAACATCGATATCATCAAAGTGCTTGTAGATGAAGGGATCGAAATAGATACGATCAATATCAACGGTGTTACCCCTTTGATGTATGCTGCATCCAGCGGTAAAGAAGAGATAGTTTCGCTTTTGGTAAATGCAGGCGCAGATGTTCGTATCAAAAACCCGGATGATTTTACGGCACTTGATCTTGCCGTCACACCCAAGATATTACGCATACTTAAAAACGCACGATAG
- a CDS encoding AAA family ATPase: MNPHDAKRSLSYLCERKVPVFLWGPPGIGKSSIVSQIAKEQGIGYIDLRLSLLDPTDLRGIPFFDTKQDTAVWAPPSFLPDGSLEKGILFLDELNTAAPMVQASAYQLILDRKIGEYHLPEGWSIVAAGNRESDRGVVFRMASPLANRFIHLEMHADVEEWRKWAMDAGIDVTIISFISHRPDALFAFNTQDDSRSFATPRTWEYVNEVIASNPDDDLIMPLVSGAIGEELAASFLGFRAVAGKLPDIDAILEGETAEVPTEASALHVLCTALSMRIDDYTSTKKLNNLLMYSLNLPGEFAVMIVQDLRERNIELDHVDSWMLWMRKFNTLLH; encoded by the coding sequence ATGAACCCCCATGATGCCAAAAGATCGTTAAGCTATCTATGTGAAAGAAAAGTCCCTGTATTTTTATGGGGACCTCCGGGTATCGGAAAGTCCTCTATCGTCTCACAGATCGCCAAAGAACAAGGGATCGGATACATCGACCTTCGTCTCTCACTGCTTGATCCGACAGATCTTCGCGGTATTCCTTTTTTTGACACAAAACAGGATACTGCGGTTTGGGCTCCGCCTTCATTTTTACCTGATGGCAGTCTGGAGAAAGGCATACTCTTTCTAGATGAGCTCAATACAGCAGCTCCTATGGTGCAAGCCTCCGCATACCAGTTGATCCTTGATAGAAAAATAGGTGAATACCATTTGCCCGAAGGCTGGTCGATCGTGGCTGCAGGTAACCGTGAAAGTGACCGGGGTGTTGTGTTTCGTATGGCATCTCCACTGGCAAACCGTTTTATTCACCTGGAGATGCATGCAGATGTTGAAGAGTGGCGTAAATGGGCGATGGATGCGGGTATTGATGTAACCATTATCTCATTTATATCACATCGTCCCGATGCACTGTTTGCATTCAATACACAAGATGACAGCAGATCTTTTGCCACGCCTCGTACCTGGGAGTATGTCAATGAGGTCATCGCTTCCAACCCTGATGATGATCTTATCATGCCGCTTGTCTCAGGTGCTATCGGAGAAGAACTGGCAGCATCATTTCTAGGCTTCAGGGCTGTTGCGGGGAAACTGCCTGATATCGATGCTATTTTGGAAGGGGAAACTGCAGAGGTTCCGACAGAAGCTTCTGCACTGCATGTACTTTGTACAGCCCTTTCAATGCGTATTGATGACTATACCAGTACCAAAAAACTCAATAACCTTCTGATGTATTCTCTGAATCTTCCCGGAGAGTTTGCCGTAATGATCGTGCAAGACCTTAGAGAACGTAATATAGAGCTGGACCATGTGGATAGCTGGATGCTGTGGATGCGTAAATTCAATACCCTGTTACACTAA
- a CDS encoding vWA domain-containing protein, with product MSTEKLLLKAKSQLTLKHPYFGMLASRLKHESSDTIRGYASNGVRFLYNPEFISKRSIDEVMFILTNCVMHHILAHQQRRLNRKGSLWQLATDYAINNMLHQNGLHIPQGANFNEEYQGMYAEEIYDLIKEAYFGEIDDAFNSDNNGPNDNLLAPDNANDEQNCNESGDFSNLNNIEDDLDSQTESEWQYAASISQELAQRKSAMPSGLDRLAKKMQAHDIDWRFELYNAINRHMRNNYAFMPPNKKHIHRGFILPSLTSDTLSLCVAIDTSGSINDELLGIFMEEFKTIMQNFPAVQIELIIADAKVHAHYTFQGGEKMDFPLKGGGGTDYRPVFDYIDSQLPLTTMLLYFTDGDGWYPKRMPSYEVLWALSRPHKVPFGRPLMIL from the coding sequence ATGAGCACAGAAAAACTACTACTCAAAGCCAAAAGCCAGCTAACGCTCAAGCATCCCTATTTTGGTATGCTTGCTTCAAGACTCAAACATGAAAGCAGTGACACTATCAGGGGATATGCCAGCAACGGGGTACGATTTTTATATAATCCCGAATTTATCTCCAAACGCAGTATCGATGAAGTGATGTTCATACTGACAAATTGTGTGATGCACCATATACTTGCACACCAACAGCGCCGTCTTAATCGTAAGGGCTCACTATGGCAGCTTGCCACTGACTATGCGATCAACAACATGCTCCATCAAAACGGTCTGCATATTCCTCAAGGTGCCAACTTCAATGAAGAGTATCAAGGAATGTACGCCGAAGAGATCTATGATCTGATCAAAGAAGCCTACTTCGGTGAGATCGATGATGCTTTTAACAGTGACAATAACGGACCAAATGATAACCTTCTAGCACCAGATAACGCCAATGATGAACAAAATTGTAATGAAAGCGGTGACTTCTCAAACCTTAACAATATAGAAGATGACCTTGATAGCCAAACAGAATCTGAGTGGCAGTATGCAGCATCCATCTCACAGGAGCTGGCACAGCGTAAAAGTGCTATGCCATCAGGGCTTGACCGTTTGGCAAAAAAAATGCAAGCCCATGATATAGACTGGCGTTTTGAGCTTTATAATGCTATCAACCGTCATATGCGTAATAACTATGCTTTCATGCCCCCCAATAAAAAACATATTCACCGGGGCTTTATCCTGCCATCACTGACCAGCGATACCTTAAGTCTATGTGTAGCGATAGATACATCAGGATCTATCAATGATGAACTACTGGGTATTTTTATGGAAGAGTTTAAAACGATCATGCAAAACTTCCCTGCTGTACAGATAGAGCTTATCATCGCTGATGCAAAAGTACATGCCCACTATACTTTCCAGGGAGGTGAAAAGATGGACTTTCCGCTCAAAGGAGGCGGTGGTACGGATTATCGACCTGTGTTTGACTATATCGATTCACAGTTACCTTTGACAACCATGCTGCTCTACTTTACCGATGGCGACGGATGGTATCCAAAACGTATGCCTTCTTATGAAGTTCTATGGGCACTTTCCAGACCTCATAAGGTACCCTTTGGAAGACCTTTGATGATCTTATAA
- a CDS encoding TIGR01458 family HAD-type hydrolase encodes MDSSSIKGILCDIGGVLYVGDTPYPGAVEAINRLKASYPIRFLTNTTQKTGAQVVANLQKMGFDIDASEVITALDVTKSYLQQQHSKAVLLLTDAATKFFDDLPENPCRYVVVGDAQENFTYQQLNAAFRTLMHGGVLLAAANNRYFKDHDGELSMDAGPFVSALEYASGKKAHIIGKPSHDFYHLACASIGVDPRNAVMIGDDIQSDISGAQEAGLQAILVRTGKFSPSDLDSSIVPDAVFDSLADIVL; translated from the coding sequence ATGGACAGTTCTTCAATCAAAGGTATATTATGTGATATCGGTGGGGTACTATATGTCGGCGACACTCCTTATCCAGGTGCTGTTGAAGCGATTAATAGGCTTAAAGCCTCCTATCCCATACGTTTTTTGACCAATACTACACAGAAAACCGGTGCTCAGGTCGTCGCTAACCTGCAAAAGATGGGCTTTGACATCGATGCATCCGAAGTGATCACCGCGCTGGATGTCACCAAGTCCTATCTGCAACAGCAACACAGCAAAGCTGTACTCCTCCTTACAGATGCTGCAACGAAATTTTTCGATGATCTCCCTGAAAATCCATGCCGTTATGTTGTTGTAGGAGATGCACAGGAAAACTTTACCTATCAACAGCTTAATGCAGCATTCCGTACATTGATGCACGGAGGTGTGCTACTTGCTGCAGCCAATAACCGTTATTTTAAAGACCATGATGGAGAACTCAGTATGGATGCCGGTCCGTTTGTCTCAGCACTGGAATATGCTTCTGGGAAAAAAGCGCATATCATTGGCAAACCAAGCCATGATTTTTACCATCTTGCCTGCGCCTCAATAGGAGTGGATCCCCGAAATGCAGTGATGATAGGCGATGATATTCAAAGTGATATTTCAGGTGCACAGGAAGCAGGCCTTCAGGCCATACTGGTACGTACCGGGAAATTTTCACCTTCCGATCTGGATAGTTCTATTGTCCCTGATGCCGTATTCGACTCACTTGCTGACATTGTTTTATAA
- a CDS encoding GNAT family N-acetyltransferase, translating to MQEFHLEHLNRNAYIDSIAQIKDKKSLGFANLALYWWDRHFSWKAHGCVVLSNEKQEHLSYIFYKIDRYNEYITIHNIFTPLKFRRHGYASQLFELVFQTAEQKNVSRFRMTCVPQSLSFYLTMGVVYWGINSLGDYYCDLPMPKGGITQIEKMVKDTDPRELAGKHLNSIISKVKGNVEELDEKQTKVYEEHMEQLAESYLYKELMMIENK from the coding sequence TTGCAGGAATTTCATCTTGAACATCTTAACAGAAACGCATATATAGACTCTATCGCACAGATCAAAGATAAAAAAAGTCTTGGGTTTGCAAACCTTGCCTTATACTGGTGGGATCGACATTTCAGTTGGAAAGCACATGGATGTGTCGTACTTTCTAATGAAAAGCAAGAACATCTCAGTTACATCTTTTACAAAATAGACCGTTACAATGAATACATTACTATCCATAATATTTTCACGCCTCTGAAGTTCAGAAGACATGGATATGCCAGTCAACTTTTTGAACTCGTATTCCAGACAGCAGAGCAGAAGAACGTCAGTCGTTTCCGTATGACGTGTGTACCGCAATCACTAAGCTTTTATCTTACGATGGGAGTTGTTTACTGGGGGATTAATAGCCTGGGGGACTACTACTGTGATCTACCGATGCCTAAAGGAGGTATCACTCAGATAGAAAAGATGGTAAAAGACACGGATCCAAGAGAATTGGCGGGAAAGCACCTTAACAGTATCATCTCAAAGGTAAAAGGCAATGTAGAAGAACTTGATGAAAAACAAACCAAAGTCTATGAAGAACATATGGAACAACTTGCCGAGAGCTATCTATATAAAGAACTCATGATGATTGAAAATAAATAA
- the ald gene encoding alanine dehydrogenase, translating into MIIGVPKEIKTDEFRVAVTPAGVRELVQAGNRVIVQSGAGEGSGFHDTVYSDAGAVISLNAADVFGEAEMIVKVKEPIAAEYDLLRKGQILFTYLHLAADKGLTEVLMQKEVTAFSYETLSVEGRLPLLEPMSEVAGKIASLMGTVHLGRYHGGLGLLAGGAVGTERARVMILGGGVAGKAAAEVAAGLGAEVTIFDINVERLHYLKDILPPHVTTMYSTHETISQILPQCDIVVGTVLIPGAKAPKLITREMLGIMKPGSVLVDVSIDQGGCFESSRPTTHTEPTFVEEGIIHYCVANMPGAYPRTSTFALSNATLPYVKILAKEGTDEVLKQFPVFKSALNTYEGKLYNAPVGAAHGIEVQV; encoded by the coding sequence ATGATCATCGGAGTGCCCAAAGAGATCAAAACAGATGAGTTTCGCGTTGCTGTAACCCCCGCAGGTGTACGTGAACTGGTTCAAGCCGGAAACCGTGTAATCGTACAGAGCGGTGCAGGTGAGGGAAGCGGTTTTCATGATACCGTCTATAGTGATGCGGGAGCAGTAATCAGTCTGAATGCAGCAGATGTTTTTGGTGAGGCAGAAATGATCGTCAAGGTCAAGGAGCCGATCGCTGCTGAGTATGATCTGTTGCGTAAAGGTCAGATACTGTTTACCTATTTGCACCTTGCTGCCGATAAGGGACTTACAGAGGTATTGATGCAAAAAGAAGTCACTGCCTTTTCCTATGAGACACTTTCTGTTGAAGGACGACTTCCTTTATTGGAACCGATGAGTGAAGTAGCAGGTAAAATAGCATCATTGATGGGTACTGTACATCTTGGACGTTATCACGGTGGTCTTGGATTACTTGCTGGTGGTGCAGTAGGAACTGAACGTGCCAGGGTAATGATACTTGGCGGCGGTGTAGCGGGGAAAGCAGCAGCTGAAGTAGCTGCCGGGCTTGGAGCCGAAGTCACTATATTTGATATCAATGTAGAACGCTTACATTATCTTAAAGATATATTACCGCCACATGTAACTACTATGTACAGCACGCATGAGACGATTTCACAGATACTCCCTCAGTGTGATATTGTTGTAGGTACGGTACTTATACCGGGAGCTAAAGCACCTAAACTGATCACACGTGAAATGCTGGGTATTATGAAACCCGGCAGTGTATTGGTAGATGTATCAATCGACCAAGGCGGGTGTTTTGAGAGTTCACGGCCGACTACTCATACTGAGCCGACATTTGTGGAGGAGGGGATCATTCACTACTGTGTTGCCAATATGCCGGGTGCCTATCCTCGTACCTCTACCTTTGCACTCTCCAATGCTACATTGCCTTATGTCAAAATACTTGCAAAAGAGGGGACAGACGAGGTATTGAAACAATTTCCGGTCTTTAAAAGTGCACTAAATACCTATGAGGGTAAACTCTATAATGCTCCTGTCGGTGCTGCACATGGAATCGAGGTTCAAGTATAA
- a CDS encoding PAS domain-containing protein encodes MSMLNPDLSTSLRPNPTNKEIKLSTNDMLVSKTDQKGVIIYGNNKFVEISGYKENELIGSPHSILRHPDMPKAIFYLMWQSIKSGHNIMAVVKNMAKNGDHYWVTTDFDIQRDREGKIRNYIAYRQAAPKNVIKEIEPLYQKMLEIENTHGMDASIEYLEAYLEEKGKGYNQYIEDLAKPKGITGALFEKMKKLFA; translated from the coding sequence ATGTCAATGCTAAATCCAGATCTTTCAACGTCGCTTCGTCCAAATCCGACCAATAAAGAGATCAAGTTAAGCACCAATGATATGCTGGTGAGTAAAACAGATCAAAAAGGTGTGATCATTTACGGAAATAACAAATTTGTAGAGATATCAGGATATAAGGAGAATGAGCTGATCGGTTCTCCTCACAGTATACTCAGACATCCGGATATGCCAAAAGCGATCTTTTATCTTATGTGGCAAAGTATCAAGAGCGGTCATAACATAATGGCTGTTGTCAAAAACATGGCAAAAAACGGTGATCACTACTGGGTAACGACCGACTTTGATATCCAAAGAGACAGAGAAGGAAAGATCCGTAACTATATTGCCTATAGACAAGCAGCACCAAAAAATGTAATCAAAGAGATAGAGCCGCTCTATCAAAAAATGCTGGAGATAGAAAATACACATGGTATGGATGCTTCGATTGAATATTTGGAAGCTTATCTTGAAGAGAAAGGTAAGGGGTACAATCAGTATATCGAAGACTTGGCGAAGCCAAAAGGTATTACCGGTGCATTATTTGAAAAGATGAAAAAGCTTTTTGCATAA
- the nifK gene encoding nitrogenase molybdenum-iron protein subunit beta, with the protein MQEVDNIVNGQKLFQRPEYQKVLKDKKEFEGGMGAIDPAKVAEVAEWTKTWDYREKNLAREAITVNPAKACQPLGAVMVALGFENTMPYVHGSHGCVAYFRSYFTRHFKEPTPCVSDSMTEDAAVFGGLVNMKDGLKNCAALYKPDMIMVSTTCMAEVIGDDLYAFAVAAKEEDGGEYLPEEFPITYAHTPSFVGSHITGYDNMMQGALQQLTEGNKGEETDSINIIPGFETYIGSIRSVKHIAEEFGANYVMLGDHSDQWDMPAGDYQMFAGGTKIEDARNSINAKATISLQKYSTAKTMKMITKRWKQKDSAELNPIGLRGTDEFVMKLAELTGKEIPASLKTERGRLVDAMQDSYPYMHGKKFAIWGDPDFLIGVVSFLLEMGAEPTHVLCHNAPRGWEEEMRALLDTSPAAADCHVWAGKDLWHMRSLLFTEPVDFMIGNSYGKELMRDTGTPLIYIGFPIFDRHHLHRYSISGYDGALNLLTWITNKVLDQLDEDTKGIASTDYFFDLVR; encoded by the coding sequence ATGCAAGAAGTAGATAACATCGTAAACGGACAAAAACTCTTCCAAAGACCTGAGTACCAAAAGGTACTTAAGGACAAAAAAGAGTTCGAAGGCGGAATGGGTGCAATTGACCCTGCAAAAGTTGCTGAAGTAGCTGAGTGGACTAAGACTTGGGATTACCGTGAGAAAAACCTTGCAAGAGAGGCGATCACAGTAAACCCTGCTAAAGCATGTCAACCACTTGGTGCCGTGATGGTAGCACTTGGTTTTGAAAACACAATGCCATACGTTCACGGATCACACGGATGTGTTGCTTACTTTAGATCATACTTTACAAGACACTTTAAAGAGCCAACACCATGTGTTTCTGACTCTATGACAGAAGATGCAGCGGTATTCGGTGGTCTTGTAAACATGAAAGACGGTTTGAAAAACTGTGCGGCACTTTATAAGCCTGATATGATCATGGTTTCAACTACTTGTATGGCTGAAGTTATCGGTGATGACCTTTATGCCTTCGCTGTAGCAGCTAAAGAAGAAGATGGTGGAGAATACCTTCCAGAAGAATTCCCTATCACTTATGCACATACACCATCATTCGTTGGTAGCCACATTACTGGTTACGATAACATGATGCAAGGTGCACTTCAGCAGCTTACTGAAGGTAACAAAGGTGAGGAAACTGACAGCATCAACATCATCCCTGGTTTTGAAACGTATATCGGTTCAATCCGTTCAGTTAAACATATTGCTGAAGAGTTTGGTGCAAACTATGTAATGCTTGGTGACCACTCTGACCAATGGGATATGCCGGCAGGTGATTACCAAATGTTCGCAGGCGGTACGAAGATTGAGGATGCAAGAAATTCTATCAATGCAAAAGCAACAATCTCTCTTCAAAAGTATTCAACTGCTAAAACAATGAAGATGATCACTAAGCGTTGGAAACAAAAAGACAGTGCTGAACTTAACCCAATCGGTCTAAGAGGTACTGACGAGTTTGTTATGAAGCTTGCTGAGCTTACAGGTAAAGAAATTCCTGCTTCACTTAAAACTGAGCGTGGTAGACTTGTAGATGCAATGCAGGATTCTTATCCATATATGCATGGTAAGAAATTCGCGATCTGGGGAGATCCTGACTTCCTAATCGGTGTAGTTTCATTCCTTCTTGAGATGGGTGCAGAGCCAACACACGTACTTTGCCACAACGCGCCAAGAGGCTGGGAAGAAGAGATGAGAGCATTGCTTGATACTTCTCCTGCTGCAGCAGATTGTCATGTATGGGCTGGTAAAGACCTCTGGCATATGAGATCACTTCTCTTTACTGAGCCGGTTGACTTTATGATCGGTAACTCTTATGGTAAAGAGTTGATGAGAGATACAGGTACTCCGCTAATTTATATCGGGTTCCCTATCTTTGATAGACATCACCTCCACAGATATTCTATCAGTGGATATGACGGAGCACTTAACTTGTTGACATGGATCACAAACAAAGTGCTTGACCAACTAGACGAAGATACAAAAGGTATTGCAAGTACTGACTACTTCTTCGACCTTGTGAGATAA